ATATAATTGATTGAGTTAGAATTACCTTCAGGTACATTCTGCTATTGAAAAAGCACTCTCCCATCACCTTTGATTGGATCTGGGTGTTTCACATGTTTATACCAACATTCTTACCAGCTACAGATAGCTGATATTAACTTGCAGACTTGAGATTTCCTCTATTTTCTAGAAGCATCTCATGACAGTTCTTTGCACTAGTCTCACTTATCTGTATACCCATTGCCTGGTAGGTAGCATGTATTTGATAAATGTCAGTTCAATAAAGGTGAGGATAAAAGAGAGGACATCAGAAATGGGCTCGATGAATAGGATTTAAGTCCTCCAGTCCTCATGGAACACTCAGGAGAGGGTGCAAATGGTGTGAGGGATGTAGAACCACCCAGGATGGGAAGCTGAGGAGGAAGAAACAACTTTCCAGAAGGTTTCTCTAGAAGGCAGTTGGAAGATTAGGAAAACAAGTGTTACAGGGCTGTTGCTGAAATCTAAGAGAGCAGTGAGGAAGCAGACAGGAACATGGATTAAAAAGTGAAGAGATGCTAAGTAAGTAGCCAGATATGCTGTTGAGATGCAGGTGAGTGGATTCTAAGTGTAATTTGGCGAAAAAGAGCAAACAGAGGAGGTAGGCGGTTGTTTGGGTAAGTTCGCATCTGGATTGGTCGAGTTGTTGGGACAAATGAGTTGAGGTACCCACTAAGCAGTTTGGTGTAAGGGTCTGAGCTTCTAGAACAAATCTGGGATAGTTGAAAGCATGGAAGTGGGAAGACTACTCGGGAAGAGCGAAGAATGGAGGGGGGTTTTGTGTAGGGGGCAGAGCCCAGACAGACACGAGAATTTAGAGCCAGGTAGAGGAAAATGAGCAGGATGGGGAAAGTCGGGGGACATTTTGAAAGCCAAAGGAGCAAGTTTCAAGGCGGTAATCGGATGCCTCCTGGAGGTCTGGAGGAGGACAGATCTTTTTCAGTCCTTGGTTACAGTGTATTCCGAGGAGCGGggatggctgggggtggggctaaGCCACACCGAAGGCCACGACTAAATTGCAGAGAAAGCAGACGGCCTTGGTAATTTTTCTGGGAGTTCGGCTGTGAACAGACAGAAAAGGCGGGACTTGGAGAGTAATTTAAGGCTCAAGGGGATAACTGGCTTCAGAATCCCTACCCTTGAGTGGGAACAACTCTGCATCTGCTGGAGGCCCCTCTGCAGGCCTTTTGGGTCCTTCTTAGGATTTCCCTTCTAGCtctaaactggaaaaaaaaagaaccaattccctcccccctctccccaccctccacctacCTCCGCCTCGCCTTCtctaaactgaaaacaaaaattgcCACTCAGTAAAACGCCAAACCAGTGTTTTGTCCgaaagctttctttctttaaaaatcctcTCATGCAAATTAGGAGCTTTAATGTGGCTCCCAGCGATTGGTAGGTACGTACGAAATCCGTCATTTCCTTGTAGTGCAGGATGCAAACGAAGAGTCCGCTTTCTGCCTTCCGATTGGCTGTTTGATTGGGCTACTTCCCTTCACCCCTCCCGGTAGCTCTTATAAATTACACCAAATTGGTTATCCTTTCCACTTCCTTCTCCTTGAATAAGAAGCTGTAACTGCATTTTTGGCCGTAATGTCTGGACGCGGAAAGCAGGGAGGCAAAGCTCGCGCCAAGGCCAAGTCGCGCTCGTCCCGCGCCGGCCTGCAGTTCCCGGTGGGCCGAGTGCACCGCCTGCTGCGCAAGGGCAACTACGCCGAGCGGGTGGGGGCCGGCGCGCCGGTGTACCTGGCGGCGGTGCTGGAGTACCTGACGGCGGAAATCCTGGAGCTGGCGGGGAACGCGGCCCGCGACAACAAGAAGACGCGCATCATCCCTCGCCATTTGCAGCTAGCCGTGAGAAATGACGAAGAGCTCAACAAGTTACTCGGGGGTGTCACCATAGCCCAGGGCGGCGTCTTGCCCAATATACAGGCGGTCTTGTTGCCCAAGAAAACGGAGAGTCACAAGCCTGGCAAGAACAAGTAATTAGGAAGCTTGAGACCATCCCCACTAACCCCAAAGGCTCTTTTAAGAGCCACCAAAGTGTCAAATGAGGGGCTGATCACGGAACAGCGCATTAgctctttttttgaaaatttgggTGGCTCTAAAAAGAGCCTTTAGTCTTTGGCTTGTCATGGTTTATTTGCTTTTGGCTTTGTGGCTTTCGGTTTTCTTTGGTAAGAGAACGGCCTGGATGTTAGGCAGCACGCCGCCCTGGGCGATGGTGACTTTGCCCAACAGCTTGTTCAGTTCCTCGTCGTTGCGGATGGCCAGCTGCAGGTGGCGGGGGATGATGCGCGTCTTCTTGTTGTCGCGGGCCGCGTTCCCCGCCAGCTCCAGGATTTCCGCCGTCAGATACTCCAGCACCGCCGCCATGTAGACCGGCGCGCCGGCCCCCACCCGCTCGGCGTAGTTGCCCTTGCGCAGCAGGCGGTGCACTCGGCCCACCGGGAACTGCAAGCCGGCGCGGGATGAGCGCGACTTAGCTTTAGCGCGGGCTTTGCCTCCCTGCTTTCCACGACCCGACATGACTGAAAGTGAGGTTACAACACCTAAAGCTCTGAACCTCACAACAAAACAGGATTGAAAGCTCAGCGATTGAAAAGCCTTTATAAGCTTTGCTAGGGGTGGGGTCAGGAACGAGTTTTTCATTGGTCCTAAATTGGCTCCAGAACTGGCCAATAAGGCCAAGAGTAGGTGCTGTTACGTAGTTATTACTGATAACGCAAGGTCCCTGCAAGGCCCAATGGAAATGAAGGACTTTTGGAGCCCTAATTTGCATACGGTGGTTATAAAAGGATCAGGCCCGCCCATTCTCGCACTTCTTTTCTTTGCTAACGCGTGTGGTGTTGTACAATGCCTGAGCCGGCAAAATCCGCTCCCGCGCCCAAGAAGGGCTCGAAAAAGGCGGTCACCAAAGCCCAGAAGAAGGATGGCAAGAAGCGCAAGCGCAGCCGCAAGGAGAGTTACTCCATCTACGTGTACAAGGTGCTCAAGCAGGTGCACCCCGACACTGGCATCTCGTCCAAGGCCATGGGCATCATGAACTCGTTCGTCAATGACATCTTTGAGCGCATCGCCGGCGAGGCCTCCCGCCTGGCGCATTACAACAAGCGCTCAACCATCACGTCCCGGGAGATCCAGACGGCTGTGCGCCTGCTGCTGCCCGGCGAGCTGGCCAAGCACGCCGTGTCCGAGGGCACCAAGGCCGTCACCAAGTACACCAGCTCCAAGTGAGTCCCTGCCGGGACACGGCGCTCGCACGGGTCGCCGGCCGCTTGACTCCAAAGGCTCTTTTCAGAGCCACCCACCTAATCACCAGAAAAGAGCTTTGTTCACTTATTTTCCCCTCACTTCCTTCTCACAAAGTAAGTTTTACTTGCGAAAGGTCATGGAAGATGGCACACGTAGTATCTAAGCCTTTCTTAAACTTGAGACTCCTGGCGCGTGACTGGCTCTGCTTTTTAATCTAGAGCGCGTCTTAAACACTTAACTGTCTTAGTTTTCCTACAAATCCTTTCGAATTAAGATATTGGAGAATCTGTTCCTCCTCACCTTCCGTCCCTAGACTGTGTCCTGGTCGTTCTGTTGGGTGTATGTTTCATCGGTGTTCTAAAACGAAACGAGTGATTTCGGTCATCCTCACTTAAGAAAGAGTCCCAGGACAACTAAGCCCCGGGGGCCGCGGATATTGCGTCAGAGCGCTGAAGAATTCTTCCGAGCGTTTGGCAGCTGCCTGGGTGCCCAGTCACCAGTTCTGCCCTGCGGTGTGGCCTCCTGTGGATCCCAGCGGTCTGGGCGTTAAGGGTGGAGCCTGTGCTGCCGGGTCCTAGCCTTTCCCTGATTGGACgacatgaatatttaaaatcaccCGCCCGCTCCGGAATTTGTAGATTCTGGTTTCCGCTGCTTACTTTGGGTCTTTGAAATCCCTGTTATTTCTCGGTTTGTGGATCGTTTTTGCATTTAATTCTTCTCGGAACGCTCCGGCCTTAGGTCACTGCACTGCGCTGGTCATTGAGGTCTGGGCTCAAAAGCCACCTCTCGGAGGCCTTCCCAAGTCCCACTCAGGAATTTGCGCCTCTTGTTCCTGCCTGTCATCCGGTCTCAtggttttctcttcctcctaGCAGCCGTCAGAAATTGGTTCGTTTCTTAGGTATGGTCTTTGTTCTCAACCCCTTAACAGAGACTTTGCTGGTCTGTTTTTCTGTATTGTCCGTGCcaatcagtgcctggcacaaagcgGACActtaaatacttactgaattatTAAGATCTGTCGAATTAATTTTCCCACCCCATCCTTTTCTTAATCGCTCCTGTGGATGGATGGGTGCCGTTCATTTCCATTAGATACATGTGAAgacatgaaaatggaaatgtttttggAGCTCTTTGCCCAAGTCCGTCCGTGGTCGCCTCAGGGCAAGATCTCTGAGGAGGCCCGTGTTAAGATTCTTTTTGCGCCAAATAGGTGACAATGGTTGGTTCTCCCTTTACGCTCCTTAGTGTAGCGTAACCTCTTTTGGATTTTCGTTAAATTCAGAGCATTGAATCCTTTTCCAGTCTCCTTTTCTGAAACCCATCACTTCCACCCTGATCCTCTGTTCCCCATGGAGATGAGCATTTAATTTACACTCACCTTCTCATTTATCAGGAAGCCCTGAAAAGATAGACCCTGTAAGACAGGCAAGGTTAATAACCCTTTTGCAAAGGAGGTTGAGAAAAGCAATGGGATTGGTTCACTGGTCATGCAGCCAACTTTTCCACCTTTGTATCCTCAAATGCGTGGACAattgcattttagttttattttgtgtgaTTACAGAATGTTCACAGTCTTTCTGTCCAAGCCTTGATTTTGCTGATGAAGACACTGATCAGTTATTCAACTCTGCTTTTGGCTAAGGGGTTCTGGGGTTGATCCTAAGAGTTTTGTGAATTCAGACGGACTCCAGACATCATGAACTGAATAAGTCTTCTGTTTCCCACATGCGTGTTTTCAAGTATGTGTAGATGCTATTGTATTAATAAAATTACCGATTAATTTAAAAGCTTGGCTGCTTTCTTTTTATCtgcaatatattttctcattaaatgaaGTAAACAGATACAACCACTGCTGGGTCTGTGGAAAaggataaatatttataaaccattGGCCAAAATTACTTCTACCCAAGATGTGCACTGGGGTTGAAGTAGCTTGTTATGAGGACACTGTTAATGTTTAGTCATTTAAAAAGACATGACCACAAATAAGAAGCATTATAAACAAGGTAGAAGAAATAAAGTCCTTAAGAAAGTTTAGCTAACACCTAtagagcacttactatgtgccagacaatgTTCTCCAGGCCCTTTATAcatattgactcatttaatcctcgcAAGAATCTCATGAAATAGTTACCATTATTatctcccattttatagttgaggaaactgaggcatagaaagaCCTCTCCTCAGAAACTCTCCAGAGAATAAACTGCTAGTTCAGGATTTAAGGGATTTGAGAGAGTAAGATCAATCTCTGAAAACCTGGATCCCTCCTtggattttggggggaaattatCTATGCTTTACAATTAAAAGGAATATCACCTGCTTTATTCTTTTCAGGATGTGCCCTGTATATAAAtctatggtggtggtggtggctgaaATCCTTGGGGAGGGGACTGAGGGGGTTCTGGTTCTCCATCGGAGAGGCCATATCTCAACTTGCTTATCAGTTGGAATCCCTTCACTAATATGAGAGAGTCTTGGTTACTGGTTTCAGGCTCCTCCTGGGCATGGTGTTCACTAGCAAGGAAACtgcagagtggggaaggggaagaggtgataaaatttgaaattttaactcCAGAGGGGAGCTAATTAGTGATAGTGAGTTTAATCTTCCTAAAGAACCTTTTTCATCGCTTCTTTCTCCTGCTCAGACATCTGTTGTCTATTTGCTTATGTTGGGGTTAACAATGATTGTTATAATAATTGCCTctacttattgagcacttaactACTTCATGGTCCTCTGCATTGCATCATTCGATCTATAACTGGCACCACTGAAGTAGATTCCATTATCATCATCCTTATTTTCTACATAAAGGAAACagcctcagagaagttaaataacttgtccaggATTGTTTAGGAAGTAAGTGGTGGAGCTGTAATccaacacacatttttaaaaagcttgataTTCAAAGCTTTCCAAaatctgcctcttcctccttttatAGCTGTGTCTCCTACTGCTCTCCTATAGGGTTAGGTGGGTTTTCTGCTCTACTTCAAATGGTCTGTTCACCTTCCACTAAACCCATTTGCTCCTTCCCAGGTCTGGATTGGATTGCTCCTTCCTTCTGGCTTGGCCAGAGTTTTCTTTCAAGCCAAAGTCATACCTTCCAGCTCAAATGACacctcttccttcatttctctatCATACCCACTTGCACACACCTGTTCTATTCAAGTGGGAGAAAGTGTTAGGGTTGCACCTCACCTCTTCTAGGATCAAACCTCTCGGATATTCCATGTTCTCCTGCTAGAGTAATCTTCCAAGCACAGGTCTGACCTCATCACCTACCTGCTGATAAACCTCCAGTGGCCTGTATCACTGCCTCAGTTTGGCcttcaagagaaaaaatataaaacagaaaacataaaactttatCAGTAATTCTTACCATATTTGGTTTCACAAtgtggcctggggagggggccttTCTTTAAGAGGGAGGTTAACATAGCTCACAATACAGGTAATCAGTAATTCTGACACAGAGAGTAGTAAGCCTGAAGGGCAGCTCTGTTTGGGTTTCAGCAAGTGACCCTTAACTGCAAGACTGTCCCTGTGCCTAGGGAGACTAAGTTTCATCATTCATTTCATATGGGCAATGGAAAATCTTTGTCTACTAATTTTGTAAATCTATTAAGTATCTATTGATATTAAGTTCTATAAGAAAGGCTCTCTAGGATCATTCCTCTTCTCTGACTCCTAAGCATTGCTAGATATGATATCattgattcattttttcattcaaaaattgGTTGAGTGTGTTAGATATCAGGCAATCTGCTGGGCAGTGAGCATACAAGATTCAACAAAACAGAGTGGCTTCTGCCTCCCTGGACTTTTAGTGCCTAGGAGAGAAGTTGGATATTAAACCAGTGACTATAATAAAGTGTGATGAGTGTTAAGTGGGATAAGTGCCGGCACAGATAGTGCAATGGA
This Prionailurus viverrinus isolate Anna unplaced genomic scaffold, UM_Priviv_1.0 scaffold_50, whole genome shotgun sequence DNA region includes the following protein-coding sequences:
- the LOC125159537 gene encoding histone H2B type 2-E, which encodes MPEPAKSAPAPKKGSKKAVTKAQKKDGKKRKRSRKESYSIYVYKVLKQVHPDTGISSKAMGIMNSFVNDIFERIAGEASRLAHYNKRSTITSREIQTAVRLLLPGELAKHAVSEGTKAVTKYTSSK
- the LOC125159535 gene encoding histone H2A type 2-C, which encodes MSGRGKQGGKARAKAKSRSSRAGLQFPVGRVHRLLRKGNYAERVGAGAPVYMAAVLEYLTAEILELAGNAARDNKKTRIIPRHLQLAIRNDEELNKLLGKVTIAQGGVLPNIQAVLLPKKTESHKAKSK
- the LOC125159534 gene encoding histone H2A type 2-B is translated as MSGRGKQGGKARAKAKSRSSRAGLQFPVGRVHRLLRKGNYAERVGAGAPVYLAAVLEYLTAEILELAGNAARDNKKTRIIPRHLQLAVRNDEELNKLLGGVTIAQGGVLPNIQAVLLPKKTESHKPGKNK